Proteins encoded together in one uncultured Desulfosarcina sp. window:
- a CDS encoding LEA type 2 family protein gives MNPKRTTIIICTVFLLMLGGCATIEQLIQKPEITFDSLGTREMSLLEGTFLFRFNVSNPNPVGVHLNDILYDLDINGNRLVSSQLSQGLDLAASGTSPLEIPVTINYLDFFNSLSQLVGADQLDYRISGSAAVGPFRIPYSSSGKLDVPKLPDITVENIKIDSFSLTGAKLKLTLGMKNPNAFAMKMDGLEYAAQLGDVKLAEGKASMSNALGANGRTMMDLDLNLNFLELGRNARTLLSGSSARCLLTGNMLTNTSAGTQKIPFAFDGNVPFTK, from the coding sequence ATGAACCCAAAAAGGACAACCATCATCATTTGCACGGTTTTTCTTCTCATGCTCGGCGGCTGCGCCACCATCGAGCAATTGATCCAGAAACCCGAAATCACCTTCGACAGCCTGGGGACCCGGGAAATGTCCCTGCTGGAGGGAACATTTCTCTTCCGGTTCAACGTGTCCAACCCTAATCCGGTGGGCGTGCACCTGAACGACATCCTCTACGACCTGGACATCAACGGCAACCGCCTGGTCAGCAGCCAGCTCTCCCAGGGCCTCGACCTGGCGGCATCGGGAACCTCTCCTTTAGAGATTCCGGTCACCATCAACTATCTGGACTTCTTCAATTCGCTTTCACAATTGGTGGGCGCCGACCAGTTGGATTACCGCATCAGCGGGTCCGCGGCCGTGGGACCGTTCCGCATTCCGTACAGCTCCTCCGGCAAACTGGATGTCCCCAAGCTGCCCGACATCACCGTGGAGAATATCAAGATCGACAGCTTTTCTCTCACCGGTGCCAAACTGAAACTGACCCTGGGAATGAAAAACCCCAATGCTTTTGCCATGAAAATGGACGGCCTGGAGTACGCAGCCCAATTGGGGGATGTGAAACTGGCGGAGGGCAAAGCCAGCATGAGCAATGCCCTAGGCGCCAATGGCCGTACGATGATGGACCTGGACCTGAACCTGAACTTTCTGGAGTTGGGCCGCAACGCCAGGACCCTTCTCTCGGGATCTTCCGCCCGATGCCTGTTAACCGGAAATATGCTCACGAACACTTCGGCGGGTACGCAAAAGATTCCGTTTGCGTTCGATGGGAACGTGCCTTTTACCAAATAA
- a CDS encoding prolyl-tRNA synthetase associated domain-containing protein, translating to MMTIYEFLESNDIAYERHDHPPVYTCEDVNRLVPALPGCKTKNLFICDNKGKKHFLVTVPDEKSVDLKSLGEALEVKRLRFASADRLEKHLKLEPGAVTILGVMNDTAGKVSVVVDQAIWEADALQCHPLVNTATLVISLDNLRKFLDAAGHPATVMDVPSRD from the coding sequence ATGATGACGATTTACGAATTTCTCGAATCCAACGACATCGCTTACGAGCGCCATGACCATCCCCCGGTTTACACCTGCGAAGATGTCAACCGCCTGGTCCCTGCCCTGCCCGGTTGCAAGACCAAGAACCTGTTCATCTGCGACAACAAGGGCAAAAAGCATTTTCTTGTGACCGTACCCGACGAAAAATCAGTGGATTTAAAATCCCTGGGAGAAGCGCTGGAGGTAAAACGGCTGCGCTTTGCCTCGGCCGACCGTTTGGAGAAGCACCTGAAGCTGGAGCCCGGAGCGGTCACCATTCTGGGCGTGATGAACGACACGGCCGGCAAGGTCTCCGTGGTGGTGGACCAGGCCATCTGGGAGGCCGATGCCCTGCAGTGCCATCCGCTGGTCAACACGGCCACCCTGGTGATCTCCCTGGACAACCTGCGCAAATTTCTGGATGCCGCCGGCCACCCGGCAACGGTGATGGATGTACCCTCCCGCGATTGA
- the speB gene encoding agmatinase: MNSSDGQSGITVMAPDTLALIGVPFDEYSSFLRGPAKAPAAIRRVLHNGASNLFAENGVNLDGHPGFCDIGDLTLPEGEDAIAAIQAAIAKLASARARVLALGGDHAVTFPIVDAITTVHEGLSILHFDAHPDLYETYAGSRFSHACPFARILETGRIDRLVQVGIRGMNDLQRRQVEKYGVTCIEMKDFRPDMPMELKGPLYISLDMDVLDPAYAPGVSHHEPGGMATRDVLELIQSIQCPIVGADIVEYNPDRDVNEMTAAVAAKFLKELAGIMLRQNT; the protein is encoded by the coding sequence ATGAACTCTTCTGATGGGCAGAGCGGCATCACGGTTATGGCCCCGGACACATTAGCCCTGATCGGCGTTCCTTTCGACGAGTACTCCAGCTTCCTGCGCGGACCGGCCAAGGCCCCGGCAGCCATCCGCCGGGTGCTGCACAACGGCGCGTCCAATCTTTTCGCCGAGAACGGAGTCAACCTCGACGGCCATCCGGGATTTTGCGACATAGGTGACCTGACGCTCCCCGAAGGCGAGGATGCCATTGCCGCCATCCAGGCGGCCATCGCAAAACTCGCCTCGGCCAGGGCGCGCGTCCTGGCCCTGGGCGGAGACCACGCCGTCACCTTTCCGATCGTGGATGCCATAACAACCGTCCATGAGGGGCTGTCCATCTTACACTTTGATGCCCATCCGGATCTTTACGAAACCTACGCCGGCAGCCGCTTTTCCCATGCCTGCCCCTTTGCCCGCATCCTGGAAACGGGCCGGATCGACCGGCTGGTCCAGGTGGGCATCCGCGGCATGAACGACCTGCAGCGCAGGCAGGTGGAAAAATACGGGGTGACCTGTATCGAGATGAAAGACTTCCGGCCGGACATGCCCATGGAGTTGAAAGGGCCGCTTTATATCTCGCTGGACATGGATGTGCTCGATCCGGCCTATGCACCGGGCGTGTCTCACCACGAACCCGGTGGCATGGCGACGCGCGATGTTCTCGAGCTGATTCAATCGATCCAGTGCCCCATCGTGGGTGCCGATATCGTTGAATACAACCCGGATCGAGATGTGAATGAAATGACGGCCGCTGTGGCGGCCAAGTTCCTGAAGGAACTGGCCGGCATCATGCTGCGACAAAATACCTGA
- a CDS encoding IS481 family transposase gives MLNGTKTVIKHKIGLLNLAEELGNVSKACRIMGLSRDTFYRYQNAVEQGGVDALVDQNRRKPNIKNRTDEITEAAVVAYAVEQPAFGQVRASNELRKRGVFISPSGVRCVWLRHQLARFKDRLKALEDKMAKENLILTESQVQALERKKQDDIAAGEIETAHPGYLGSQDTFYVGTLKGVGRIYQQTFIDTYAKVGFAKLYTTKTPITAADLLNDKVLPFYEKHELPLLRVLTDRGTEYCGKAETHDYQLYLAINDIEHTKTKARSPQTNGICERFHKTMLQEFYQVTFRKKIYRDIETLQFDLDLWLEQYNHERTHQGKMCCGRTPMETLEDGKRLWEEKKIA, from the coding sequence ATGCTGAATGGTACCAAAACCGTCATCAAACACAAGATCGGATTGTTGAACCTGGCCGAGGAACTGGGCAACGTATCCAAAGCCTGCCGGATCATGGGGCTTTCCCGTGACACCTTTTACCGCTATCAAAATGCCGTTGAACAAGGCGGCGTCGATGCCCTCGTCGATCAAAACCGCCGCAAACCCAATATTAAAAACCGCACAGACGAAATAACCGAGGCTGCTGTCGTAGCCTATGCCGTTGAACAACCGGCCTTTGGCCAAGTGCGTGCCAGCAACGAATTGCGTAAGCGGGGCGTGTTCATTTCCCCCAGTGGTGTCCGGTGTGTATGGCTGCGTCACCAATTGGCTCGCTTTAAAGACCGGCTCAAGGCCCTTGAGGACAAAATGGCCAAGGAGAATCTGATTCTTACCGAAAGCCAGGTCCAGGCATTAGAACGGAAAAAGCAAGACGACATCGCTGCTGGGGAGATCGAGACGGCTCATCCAGGTTATCTGGGATCACAGGATACCTTTTATGTCGGAACCCTTAAGGGCGTGGGCAGGATCTATCAGCAAACCTTTATCGATACGTATGCCAAGGTCGGTTTTGCCAAACTCTATACCACCAAGACGCCGATCACTGCTGCCGATTTGCTCAATGATAAGGTGCTGCCCTTTTATGAAAAGCATGAGTTGCCGCTGCTTCGCGTCTTAACCGACAGGGGTACCGAGTATTGCGGCAAAGCTGAAACCCACGATTATCAATTGTATCTGGCTATTAACGACATCGAACACACCAAGACCAAGGCCAGATCGCCGCAAACCAACGGTATCTGCGAACGCTTCCACAAAACCATGCTACAGGAATTTTATCAGGTGACCTTCAGAAAGAAGATTTATCGGGATATCGAAACGCTTCAGTTTGATCTTGACCTGTGGCTTGAACAGTACAATCATGAGCGAACCCATCAGGGGAAAATGTGCTGCGGCAGAACCCCGATGGAAACCCTTGAAGATGGCAAACGACTCTGGGAAGAGAAAAAAATAGCCTGA